A window of the Campylobacter massiliensis genome harbors these coding sequences:
- a CDS encoding transporter, with translation MKKNYIFLLLLALNLTLYFNAIDTPFEKPELWTYHIPALANATYGLSTLVYASGFVAFAPLAAYVYFLYSLCVVICAVREKLQNLR, from the coding sequence ATGAAAAAGAATTATATATTTTTGTTACTGCTCGCGCTAAATTTAACCTTGTATTTCAACGCTATCGACACTCCTTTTGAAAAGCCTGAGCTTTGGACGTATCATATACCCGCGCTCGCAAACGCGACATACGGCCTAAGCACTCTAGTTTACGCCTCGGGGTTCGTAGCTTTTGCTCCACTGGCGGCGTATGTTTATTTTTTGTATTCGCTTTGCGTCGTTATTTGCGCCGTGCGCGAAAAACTTCAAAATTTACGTTAA
- a CDS encoding sigma-54-dependent transcriptional regulator, with the protein MNIVIVEDDINMRKSLEIALGEYDDLKIKSYKSAVEALKKMGEDVDLIITDINMPQMDGLEFIKRLEGKFDVIIMTGNATLNKAIESVRLGVKDFLTKPFDAQTLYEAIKRVEILRRKLPAASLKAAQNGSNSQADSTDFVASSPALANALNLASRVAKTDASAMLMGESGVGKELFAKFIHKNSPRKDGPFIAINMAAIPENLIESELFGFEKGAFTDASAMKKGQFELASGGTLFLDEIGEMPLNLQPKLLRAIQEREITRLGATKSVKIDVRIVSATNANLPAMISEGKFREDLFYRLNTVPVAIPPLRERKEEILPIAERFLKQSCEEFNLGKKGFSEAAVKELENYDFPGNIRELISVVQRAAILSEGEEIQPGDLFLQARSRK; encoded by the coding sequence ATGAACATCGTAATAGTAGAAGACGACATCAATATGCGCAAGTCCCTAGAGATCGCGCTTGGCGAATATGACGATTTAAAAATCAAAAGCTATAAAAGCGCGGTCGAGGCGCTTAAAAAAATGGGCGAGGACGTCGATCTCATCATCACCGACATCAACATGCCCCAGATGGACGGGCTGGAGTTTATCAAGCGTCTGGAGGGCAAATTTGACGTCATCATAATGACGGGCAACGCGACGCTAAACAAAGCCATCGAGAGCGTGCGCCTTGGCGTCAAGGACTTCCTCACGAAGCCTTTTGACGCGCAAACGCTATATGAGGCGATAAAAAGGGTCGAAATTTTACGCCGAAAGCTACCTGCTGCGAGCCTAAAAGCCGCGCAAAACGGGTCAAATTCGCAGGCTGATTCGACCGATTTCGTAGCTAGCTCGCCCGCGCTTGCTAACGCGCTAAATTTAGCCTCGCGCGTCGCAAAAACGGATGCTTCGGCGATGCTAATGGGCGAAAGCGGCGTGGGCAAGGAGCTGTTTGCTAAATTTATCCACAAAAACTCGCCGCGCAAGGACGGTCCGTTTATCGCGATAAACATGGCCGCGATCCCCGAAAATTTGATAGAAAGCGAGCTTTTCGGCTTTGAAAAGGGCGCATTTACCGACGCCTCAGCCATGAAAAAGGGACAGTTCGAGCTAGCAAGCGGCGGCACGCTGTTTTTAGACGAGATCGGCGAGATGCCGCTAAATCTGCAGCCAAAACTCCTGCGCGCGATCCAGGAGCGCGAGATCACGCGTCTTGGTGCCACAAAAAGCGTCAAGATCGACGTGCGCATCGTATCCGCGACGAACGCGAACCTGCCCGCGATGATCAGCGAGGGTAAATTTAGAGAGGATCTGTTTTACCGTCTAAACACCGTGCCCGTCGCCATCCCGCCGCTAAGAGAGCGCAAAGAGGAGATCTTGCCTATCGCAGAGCGCTTTTTAAAGCAAAGTTGCGAGGAGTTTAATCTCGGCAAAAAAGGCTTTTCCGAAGCAGCGGTAAAAGAGCTTGAAAACTACGATTTCCCGGGCAATATCCGCGAGCTCATCTCCGTCGTGCAGCGAGCGGCGATACTGAGCGAAGGCGAGGAAATACAACCCGGCGATCTTTTTTTGCAGGCTCGCAGCAGAAAGTAG
- a CDS encoding aspartate-semialdehyde dehydrogenase, protein MRKFNVAVVGATGAVGEELFRVMEEVDFPVGELLPLASAKSAGTQIEFKGKNHKVVELTETVFDEHEIDIAFFSAGGSVSEKYAKFAAASGAVVIDNTSHFRMDADVPLVVPECNPQDIAQWKTRGIIANPNCSTIQMVQILKPLDDAYGINRVDVSTYQAASGAGKEGMEELVTQLQKFFEFKLDECEPKVFAHQLAFNVIPHIDVFLDNDYTKEEMKMVNETQKILHKNMEVSATCVRVPVLRSHSEAITIHFDRDVDAAAAREILRKAPSIVVVDEPAAKKYPMPSISSDTNETYVGRIRTDNYRKNVLHLWCSADQIRVGAATNAVRIAQKWIEMQE, encoded by the coding sequence ATGAGAAAATTTAACGTTGCCGTCGTGGGCGCGACGGGCGCAGTCGGAGAGGAGCTTTTCCGCGTTATGGAGGAGGTTGATTTCCCAGTGGGCGAGCTACTACCGCTAGCAAGCGCGAAAAGCGCGGGCACCCAAATAGAGTTTAAAGGCAAAAACCACAAAGTCGTGGAGCTTACCGAGACCGTTTTTGACGAGCACGAGATCGACATAGCGTTTTTTAGCGCGGGCGGATCGGTATCAGAAAAATACGCCAAATTTGCAGCCGCCAGCGGCGCCGTCGTCATCGACAACACCAGCCACTTTAGGATGGACGCGGACGTGCCTCTAGTCGTGCCTGAGTGCAACCCGCAGGACATCGCGCAGTGGAAAACCCGCGGCATCATCGCCAACCCGAACTGCTCGACCATCCAAATGGTGCAAATTTTAAAACCGCTGGATGACGCATACGGCATCAACCGCGTGGACGTCTCGACCTATCAGGCGGCTTCGGGTGCCGGCAAAGAGGGCATGGAGGAGCTAGTCACGCAGCTGCAAAAGTTTTTCGAGTTTAAGCTTGACGAGTGCGAGCCAAAAGTGTTCGCGCACCAGCTAGCGTTTAACGTCATCCCGCACATCGACGTATTTTTGGACAACGACTACACGAAAGAGGAGATGAAAATGGTCAACGAGACCCAAAAAATCCTCCACAAAAATATGGAAGTGAGCGCGACCTGCGTGCGCGTGCCGGTGCTTCGCAGCCATTCAGAGGCTATCACGATTCATTTTGATAGAGACGTAGACGCCGCAGCCGCTCGCGAAATCTTGCGCAAAGCGCCTAGCATCGTGGTCGTGGACGAGCCAGCCGCGAAAAAATACCCGATGCCAAGCATCTCAAGCGACACCAACGAAACCTACGTCGGACGCATCCGCACGGATAACTACCGCAAAAACGTCCTTCATCTGTGGTGCAGCGCCGACCAGATCCGCGTGGGAGCGGCGACCAATGCCGTAAGAATCGCGCAAAAATGGATAGAGATGCAGGAGTAG
- a CDS encoding YajG family lipoprotein, whose translation MKKLAFYALAAALFAAVMSGCSQRSSVLNLTPYQSTSNQMGYQKNIRINSIEDARANKSIVATITGSNGNVKEYVTLQNSIEGWLQDGLSTELKRLGANLSDFGDIVVDVRIVELKANLSGYSTDNLKGSAKLAITVHRGDQTITKNVSQEQTKFAPIHTSGAFKSFFDELLQDIVKRAAIQILKS comes from the coding sequence ATGAAAAAACTAGCTTTTTACGCCCTTGCCGCCGCGCTTTTTGCCGCGGTTATGAGCGGATGTTCGCAGCGCAGCTCGGTGTTAAATTTAACCCCGTATCAATCAACCTCAAACCAGATGGGCTACCAAAAAAATATCCGAATAAATAGCATCGAGGACGCTCGCGCCAACAAAAGCATCGTCGCCACGATCACGGGTAGCAACGGCAACGTCAAGGAGTACGTCACGCTGCAAAATAGCATCGAGGGCTGGCTGCAAGACGGCCTTAGCACCGAACTTAAGCGCCTAGGAGCAAATTTGAGCGACTTTGGCGATATTGTCGTGGACGTGAGGATCGTCGAGCTTAAAGCAAATCTAAGCGGCTACTCCACCGACAACCTAAAAGGCTCGGCAAAACTCGCTATAACGGTGCACAGAGGCGATCAGACCATCACCAAAAACGTCTCTCAAGAGCAGACTAAATTTGCCCCGATCCACACGAGCGGCGCGTTTAAAAGCTTTTTTGATGAGCTACTACAAGACATCGTAAAACGCGCGGCGATCCAGATCCTAAAAAGCTGA
- the lepA gene encoding translation elongation factor 4 — MKNIRNFSIIAHIDHGKSTLADRLIQECGAVSDREMSSQIMDTMDIEKERGITIKAQSVRLNYALGGENFVLNLIDTPGHVDFSYEVSRSLASCEGALLVVDASQGVEAQTIANVYIALENNLEIIPVINKIDLPAADPARVKNEIEHVIGLDCSGAIEVSAKTGIGIKELLEAIITRIPSPGGEAEKPLKTLIYDSWFDNYLGALALVRVYDGELKKNDEILVMGTGKKHIVLDLMYPNPIAPIKTANLGAGEVGIVVLGLKNVSDVQVGDTITLARNPVKEPVGGFERAKPFVFAGLYPIETDKFEDLRDALDKLKLNDSSISYEPETSVALGFGFRVGFLGLLHMEVIKERLEREFDLDLIATAPTVTYEVVQTDGQILRIQNPSQLPPVNKIEHVKEPYVKSTIITPSEFLGNIITLLNNRRAVQTKMDYITPERVLLEYDIPMNEIVMDFYDKLKSSTKGYASFDYEPSDYRVGDLVKLDIKVAGETVDALSIIVPESKAQSKGRDFVKAMKEIVPRQLFEVAIQASIGNKIIARETVKSMGKNVTAKCYGGDITRKRKLLEKQKEGKKRMKAIGKVNLPQEAFLSVLKID; from the coding sequence ATGAAAAACATCAGAAATTTTAGCATCATCGCTCACATCGACCACGGCAAAAGTACGCTAGCAGACCGCCTCATCCAGGAGTGCGGCGCCGTCAGCGACCGCGAGATGAGCTCGCAGATCATGGACACGATGGACATCGAAAAAGAGCGCGGCATCACGATCAAGGCTCAGTCTGTGCGCCTAAACTACGCGCTTGGCGGCGAAAATTTCGTCCTAAATTTGATCGACACTCCGGGCCACGTGGACTTTAGCTACGAGGTAAGCCGTAGCTTAGCTAGCTGCGAGGGTGCGCTGCTCGTCGTGGACGCTTCTCAAGGCGTAGAGGCGCAGACCATCGCAAACGTCTATATCGCGCTAGAAAACAACCTCGAAATCATCCCCGTCATAAATAAAATCGACCTTCCCGCAGCAGATCCGGCTCGCGTAAAAAACGAGATCGAGCACGTTATAGGGCTTGACTGCAGCGGCGCGATCGAGGTCAGCGCGAAAACGGGCATCGGCATTAAAGAGCTGCTAGAAGCCATCATCACGCGCATCCCCTCTCCCGGCGGCGAAGCGGAAAAGCCGCTAAAAACGCTCATCTACGACAGCTGGTTTGACAACTATCTAGGCGCGCTAGCACTCGTTCGCGTCTACGACGGCGAGCTAAAGAAAAACGACGAAATCCTAGTCATGGGCACGGGCAAAAAACACATCGTACTAGATCTCATGTATCCAAACCCCATCGCGCCGATAAAAACGGCAAATTTGGGCGCGGGCGAGGTCGGCATCGTGGTGCTCGGGCTAAAAAACGTGAGCGACGTGCAGGTAGGCGACACGATCACGCTAGCTCGTAACCCCGTAAAAGAGCCAGTCGGAGGCTTTGAGCGGGCTAAACCGTTCGTATTTGCGGGACTTTACCCGATCGAAACGGATAAATTTGAGGACCTACGCGACGCCCTGGATAAACTCAAGCTAAACGACAGCTCGATCAGCTACGAGCCTGAGACCTCCGTCGCACTAGGATTTGGCTTTCGCGTCGGCTTTTTGGGACTGCTGCACATGGAGGTTATCAAGGAGCGCTTGGAGCGCGAATTTGACCTCGACCTCATCGCCACGGCTCCGACCGTCACCTACGAAGTCGTGCAAACCGACGGTCAAATTTTACGCATCCAAAACCCCAGCCAGCTCCCGCCGGTCAATAAAATCGAGCACGTCAAAGAGCCGTACGTAAAGTCCACCATCATCACGCCTAGCGAGTTTTTGGGTAACATCATCACGCTGCTAAACAACCGCCGCGCCGTGCAGACCAAGATGGACTACATCACACCCGAGCGCGTGCTGCTCGAGTACGACATCCCGATGAACGAGATCGTGATGGACTTTTACGACAAGCTAAAATCGAGCACCAAAGGCTACGCGAGCTTCGACTACGAGCCTAGCGACTACCGCGTGGGCGACCTGGTGAAGCTTGATATCAAGGTCGCAGGCGAGACCGTGGATGCGCTCTCCATCATCGTGCCAGAATCAAAAGCTCAGTCCAAGGGACGCGACTTCGTAAAAGCCATGAAAGAGATCGTGCCGCGCCAGCTCTTTGAGGTGGCTATTCAAGCTAGCATCGGCAACAAAATCATCGCTAGAGAAACGGTGAAATCGATGGGCAAAAACGTAACCGCCAAGTGCTACGGCGGCGACATCACGCGTAAGCGCAAGCTACTCGAAAAGCAAAAAGAGGGCAAAAAGCGCATGAAAGCCATCGGCAAGGTAAATTTGCCGCAAGAGGCGTTTTTAAGCGTTTTAAAAATAGACTAG
- a CDS encoding ComF family protein, with translation MRCANCGHLSLAVICKICKDHLLSSPARTRVLDGDFKIYSFFDYSEVKNLLHSKHLFHGSFVYGALANLSFKVFARKFSFGSPVNAVPIDDKTTSGYSHTAILARALKSAEIHPLYACLHAGSNVSYHGKDLAFRLKNPRNFKLLKTPKFPVILIDDIVTTGTTIDEARRTLQKAGCEVLFALTLADARY, from the coding sequence ATGAGATGCGCTAACTGCGGGCATCTGAGCCTAGCCGTGATCTGTAAAATTTGCAAAGATCACCTGCTCTCCTCGCCCGCAAGGACGCGCGTTTTGGACGGTGATTTTAAAATTTACAGCTTTTTTGACTACTCCGAAGTTAAAAATTTACTCCACTCAAAGCACCTATTTCACGGCTCTTTCGTTTATGGCGCACTTGCAAATTTGAGTTTTAAAGTTTTTGCTCGCAAGTTTAGCTTTGGCTCGCCGGTAAATGCCGTGCCGATCGACGACAAAACGACTAGCGGCTACTCGCATACGGCAATCCTAGCTCGCGCGTTAAAAAGTGCGGAAATACATCCGCTTTACGCCTGCTTGCACGCTGGCTCAAACGTCAGCTATCACGGCAAGGATCTAGCCTTTCGCCTAAAAAATCCGAGAAATTTTAAGCTTTTAAAAACGCCTAAATTTCCGGTTATCTTGATAGACGATATCGTGACGACGGGCACAACGATAGACGAAGCCAGACGGACGCTGCAAAAAGCCGGCTGTGAGGTGCTTTTTGCGCTGACGCTTGCGGATGCGAGGTATTAA
- the gyrA gene encoding DNA gyrase subunit A yields MEENLLNQNQDIQAVDIEESIKTSYLDYSMSVIVGRALPDARDGLKPVHRRILYAMNNLGVGSRSPYMKSARIVGDVIGKYHPHGDTAVYDALVRMAQKFSMRYPAVDGQGNFGSIDGDGAAAMRYTEARMTNLTEEILRDIEKDTVDFIPNYDDRETEPDVLPSRVPNLLLNGSSGIAVGMATNIPPHSLDELIDGLLLVLENKNATLEEVMQYIKGPDFPTGGIIFGKKGIIEAYRTGRGRVKLRAKTHIEKKPNKDVIVVDELPYQTNKARLIEQIAELVKEKQIEGISEVRDESDKDGIRVVIELKRDAMSDIVLNNLFKSTTMESTFGVIMLAINNKEPKVFNLIELLKLFLNHRKTVIIRRTIFDLEKARARAHILEGLKIALDNIDEVIELIKNSADTPSAREGLVAKFGLSELQANAILDMRLSKLTGLEREKLEAELAELMAEIARLDEILKSETLLEKLIKDELLEIKNKFKVPRITEIVDDYDDIDIEDLIPNENMVVTITHRGYIKRVPSKQYEKQKRGGKGKVAVTTYDDDFIESFFTSNTHDTLMFVTDRGQLYWLKVYKIPEGSRTAKGKAVVNLIQLQPDEKIKAIIPTTDFAQSKSLAFFTKNGIVKRTNLSEFKNIRSIGVRAISLDENDELVTALIVEGEEEPINLIDELGVETEINEIEAIEAQIDEENSEENDENAAEGSDDSEKMLFIVTKKGMCLKFKLSKVRQMGRTARGVTGIKFKEAGDEVVGAAVIESNEQEVLSISQKGIGKRTTADEYRLTNRGGKGVICMKLTNRTGDLIGVVMVDDEQDLMALTSSGKMIRVDMQSIRKAGRNTSGVIVVNVDGDDVVSIAKCPKADEGEDESGEETLENLE; encoded by the coding sequence ATGGAAGAAAATCTACTCAATCAAAATCAAGACATCCAAGCCGTCGATATCGAGGAGTCGATAAAAACGAGCTACCTAGACTACTCGATGAGCGTCATAGTCGGTCGCGCCCTGCCCGATGCTAGAGACGGTCTAAAGCCCGTTCATAGACGTATCCTCTACGCGATGAACAACCTCGGAGTCGGCAGCCGTAGCCCGTATATGAAGTCCGCGCGTATCGTGGGCGACGTCATCGGTAAGTACCACCCGCACGGCGATACGGCCGTTTACGATGCGCTCGTGCGTATGGCGCAGAAATTTTCCATGCGCTATCCAGCAGTCGACGGCCAAGGAAACTTCGGCTCCATCGACGGCGACGGCGCGGCTGCTATGCGTTATACCGAAGCTAGGATGACCAATCTCACCGAAGAAATTTTGCGAGATATCGAAAAAGACACGGTTGATTTTATCCCAAACTACGACGACAGAGAGACTGAGCCAGACGTCCTGCCTAGCCGCGTACCAAATTTGCTGCTAAACGGCTCTAGCGGTATCGCCGTCGGTATGGCGACGAATATCCCGCCGCACAGCCTTGACGAGCTCATAGACGGACTTTTGCTCGTACTTGAAAACAAAAACGCGACGCTAGAAGAGGTGATGCAGTATATAAAAGGGCCTGATTTCCCAACTGGCGGGATAATATTTGGCAAAAAAGGTATCATCGAGGCCTACCGCACTGGACGCGGCCGCGTCAAACTACGCGCCAAAACCCACATCGAAAAAAAGCCGAACAAAGACGTCATCGTGGTAGATGAACTACCGTATCAGACGAACAAAGCCCGCCTCATCGAGCAAATCGCCGAGCTGGTCAAAGAAAAACAGATCGAAGGCATCAGCGAGGTGCGCGACGAGTCCGATAAGGACGGCATCCGCGTCGTCATCGAGCTAAAACGCGACGCGATGAGCGACATCGTGCTAAACAATCTCTTTAAATCCACGACGATGGAGAGTACGTTTGGCGTCATAATGCTTGCGATAAACAACAAAGAGCCGAAGGTATTTAACCTAATCGAGCTTTTGAAGCTATTTTTAAATCACAGAAAAACCGTCATCATCCGCCGCACGATATTTGACCTGGAAAAAGCCCGCGCTAGAGCGCATATTTTAGAGGGCTTAAAGATCGCGCTAGATAATATCGACGAGGTGATCGAGCTCATCAAAAATAGCGCCGATACGCCTAGCGCTCGCGAGGGCTTGGTGGCAAAATTCGGCCTTAGCGAGCTACAAGCAAACGCAATCCTTGATATGAGGCTAAGCAAGCTAACGGGTCTTGAGCGCGAAAAACTAGAGGCCGAGCTAGCAGAGCTGATGGCCGAGATCGCGCGCCTTGATGAAATTTTAAAGAGCGAAACATTGCTAGAAAAACTAATCAAAGACGAGCTGCTCGAAATAAAAAATAAATTTAAAGTGCCGCGCATCACCGAGATCGTCGACGACTACGACGATATCGACATCGAAGACCTCATCCCTAACGAAAATATGGTTGTAACCATCACGCACCGAGGCTACATCAAGCGCGTGCCGAGCAAGCAGTACGAGAAGCAAAAACGCGGCGGCAAGGGCAAGGTCGCGGTAACTACGTACGACGACGACTTCATCGAGAGCTTCTTTACGAGCAACACCCACGATACGCTGATGTTCGTGACCGACCGCGGACAGCTCTACTGGCTCAAAGTCTATAAGATCCCTGAAGGAAGCCGCACGGCAAAAGGCAAAGCGGTAGTAAATCTCATCCAGCTACAACCTGACGAAAAGATCAAGGCGATCATCCCGACGACCGATTTTGCCCAGAGTAAATCGCTCGCGTTTTTCACTAAAAACGGCATCGTAAAACGCACGAATTTGAGCGAATTTAAAAATATCCGCTCTATCGGCGTACGCGCTATCAGTTTAGACGAGAACGACGAGCTAGTAACGGCTCTAATCGTAGAAGGCGAGGAAGAGCCGATAAATCTAATTGACGAGCTTGGCGTTGAAACCGAGATAAACGAGATAGAGGCGATAGAGGCTCAGATCGACGAAGAAAATAGCGAGGAAAACGACGAGAACGCGGCTGAAGGAAGCGACGATAGCGAAAAGATGCTATTTATCGTAACCAAAAAGGGAATGTGCCTCAAATTTAAACTCAGCAAAGTCCGCCAGATGGGCAGAACGGCTCGCGGCGTGACGGGTATTAAATTTAAAGAAGCAGGCGACGAGGTAGTAGGCGCAGCCGTCATCGAAAGCAACGAACAAGAAGTGCTAAGCATATCTCAAAAAGGTATCGGCAAGCGCACTACCGCAGACGAATACCGCCTAACAAATCGCGGCGGCAAGGGCGTAATCTGCATGAAGCTAACTAATCGCACCGGCGATCTGATCGGCGTCGTGATGGTCGATGACGAACAAGATCTGATGGCTCTAACCTCAAGCGGCAAGATGATACGCGTCGATATGCAAAGCATCCGCAAAGCAGGCCGAAACACCAGCGGCGTGATCGTAGTAAACGTAGACGGCGACGACGTAGTTAGTATCGCAAAGTGCCCTAAAGCCGACGAAGGCGAGGATGAGAGCGGCGAAGAGACGCTAGAAAATTTAGAATGA
- a CDS encoding LPP20 family lipoprotein, with translation MKKITFAVLGAVAFLTSGCSFNSPFSSDETTSAKQDIVIQKVDKEDIRSVMKQEKMIYDIEQVDAVFGAVGEGIAPTNTVSHAQSLALAKRAAIADAHRQLAEKLYGVKINSKDTVRDAMLRDSTITAQVAGLIKNASIIEHDFKDGLYRVRMEMKIDQSKWQEIFAY, from the coding sequence ATGAAAAAAATTACATTCGCGGTTTTGGGCGCGGTAGCCTTTTTGACGAGCGGTTGCTCTTTTAATAGCCCTTTTTCCTCCGACGAAACCACGTCGGCAAAGCAAGATATCGTCATACAAAAGGTCGATAAAGAAGACATCAGAAGCGTGATGAAACAAGAAAAGATGATATACGATATCGAGCAAGTTGATGCGGTATTTGGTGCCGTGGGCGAGGGTATCGCTCCGACCAACACCGTCTCTCACGCTCAGTCGCTAGCCCTAGCCAAGCGCGCGGCCATCGCCGATGCGCACAGACAGCTAGCCGAGAAGCTATACGGAGTCAAGATAAACTCCAAAGATACGGTTAGAGATGCAATGCTTAGAGACTCCACTATCACGGCTCAGGTCGCAGGCCTCATCAAAAACGCTTCCATCATCGAGCACGACTTTAAAGACGGGCTTTATCGCGTCAGAATGGAAATGAAAATAGACCAAAGCAAGTGGCAAGAAATTTTTGCTTACTGA
- a CDS encoding YqhA family protein — translation MRRAFEKILLFSNNFTLLPVVFGLLGAIVLFVIASYDVGKVFIDVYHYFFGDFHPENFHSDVVVEIVGAIDLYLMALVLYIFSFGIYELFISEIEELKQSKQSKVLEVHSLDELKDKLGKVIIMVLIVNFFQRILCANFTTPLEMTYLAASILALCLGLYFLHKGTH, via the coding sequence ATGCGTAGAGCTTTTGAAAAAATCCTGCTCTTTAGCAACAACTTCACGCTCCTGCCCGTGGTCTTTGGCTTGCTCGGCGCGATCGTGCTTTTCGTCATCGCCAGCTACGACGTGGGTAAGGTTTTCATCGACGTCTATCACTACTTTTTCGGCGATTTTCACCCCGAGAACTTCCACTCAGACGTCGTCGTCGAGATCGTGGGCGCGATCGACCTTTATCTCATGGCGCTGGTGCTTTACATCTTTAGCTTCGGCATTTACGAGCTGTTTATCTCCGAGATAGAGGAGCTCAAGCAGTCCAAACAGAGCAAGGTCCTCGAGGTCCACTCGCTCGACGAGCTCAAGGACAAACTGGGCAAAGTCATCATCATGGTTCTTATCGTTAACTTTTTCCAGCGCATTTTGTGCGCAAATTTCACCACGCCGCTTGAGATGACCTATCTTGCGGCCTCGATTTTGGCGCTTTGCTTGGGACTTTATTTCCTGCACAAAGGCACGCACTGA
- a CDS encoding cation diffusion facilitator family transporter, whose product MHKNHAHCAHSHASNKVVLRNSFFIIFAFMLVEVAGGLATNSLALLSDAGHMLSDAAALGLSLFAFKFGERKGNLQKTFGYRRIEILAATINAVTLIVIAVFIVIEAARRLQNPPEVATAGMLAISTLGLAVNIVVAYYMLRGSDVRENVNMRGAYMHVLGDAAGSVGAIAAAVLMMCFGWGWADAAASLLVAVLIVKSGWGVLKDSLNILMEGSPKGVSLDALVAQIRGVDGVLSVHDLHVWSITSGANALTAHIVVSGELSVREAERILREISHEMEHLGITHTTLQLESSDNECADELICEVRSNDAGGHLGHSH is encoded by the coding sequence ATGCACAAAAATCACGCCCACTGCGCACATTCGCACGCGTCAAACAAGGTCGTTTTAAGAAATTCTTTCTTTATAATATTCGCTTTTATGCTAGTCGAGGTCGCGGGCGGCTTAGCGACGAACTCGCTCGCCCTACTCTCCGACGCCGGGCACATGCTATCAGACGCCGCAGCGCTCGGGCTTTCGCTATTTGCGTTTAAATTCGGCGAACGCAAGGGCAATCTGCAAAAGACCTTCGGCTACAGGCGGATCGAAATTTTAGCCGCGACGATAAACGCCGTCACGCTCATCGTCATCGCCGTTTTTATCGTCATCGAGGCGGCGCGGCGCCTGCAAAATCCGCCAGAAGTAGCCACCGCTGGCATGCTCGCCATCAGCACGCTGGGTCTTGCCGTAAATATCGTCGTGGCCTATTATATGCTGCGCGGCAGCGACGTGAGAGAAAACGTCAATATGCGCGGCGCCTACATGCACGTGCTGGGCGACGCTGCGGGCTCGGTGGGCGCGATCGCGGCGGCTGTGCTGATGATGTGCTTTGGCTGGGGCTGGGCGGACGCGGCGGCTAGCCTGCTCGTGGCCGTGCTCATCGTAAAAAGCGGCTGGGGCGTGCTAAAAGACAGCCTAAACATCCTCATGGAGGGCTCGCCAAAAGGCGTGAGCCTAGACGCGCTCGTCGCGCAGATCAGGGGCGTGGACGGCGTGCTTTCGGTGCACGACCTACATGTCTGGAGCATAACAAGCGGCGCAAACGCGCTCACGGCTCACATCGTAGTTAGCGGCGAGCTAAGCGTGCGCGAAGCAGAGCGGATCTTGCGCGAAATATCGCACGAGATGGAGCATCTGGGCATCACGCACACGACGCTGCAGCTTGAAAGTAGCGACAACGAATGCGCTGACGAGCTAATCTGCGAAGTAAGATCAAACGATGCGGGCGGGCATTTAGGGCATAGTCATTGA